The region CGCTGCTGTCGCTCTGACCGTTGGTCTTTGTCTGTCTGGAGGACAGGGTGTGCATGGATCTTCTCCTGCTGCAGAACCAGGACTCATACTCCAGTGGCGTTGGCCCATGTAGGGAAAGTGTCCAAGTCAAACATGGCCTTCCCCCAGCTGTTAATGGCCAGCGTGATGCAAAGGATGCCGATGATGTTCATGACAAATCCTGTCTTGGCCTGGTGGAGGAGAAGGAACAGCAGTGATTTTCAAGCAGTATGTCTacatttgttgtgttgctgAGAATTACATGAGAAGACCAATATCTCCAAAGTTCTTATCAGTAGCTGACAAATATTGTTATATCTGCTGTATCAGTGAAGTGATCTGTCAGACATTTTTCCCCTGAATTTGTCTTTGTGCCTCCAAGTATTTGGGCTATCTGACCATTCTCGTTAACACAATTTGTCTTGAGGGAATTTCTTTGAATTCAGCACAAACGTTTACATGGATCTGAGGATGAACTAAATAGAATTTGGTGGTTAAAGGTCACCATCTCTATGACCTTACAAAACATGTTTCTGTCCATAGCAACAACTCATATGCTAGTTATGGCATTTAACTCAACATAAATGTGacgtggaaaaaaatataaagttatGATTTTTATTATCCAAAAGTTCAAAAGTCAGGACTGGACAAATGGATTTAAACTGCACTTGACTGGTTGGTGGAGGCCTGTAATCACAAGGCATAAATTCTAATTTGATTAGATTTTCGGATGTGCATTTTCTACGCTCTACAGCTACAAGTGGGATAAAGCcttgttatttttacagttgGGGTTTGGACTAAACTGGCTGGAGCACGCTTATTAGTGGTATGCTGGTAGACAGGCATTTGAACTTTGTTAGCTTTGTCATACTTTCATGTTGCAGTTTTTCCTTTGTTAACGTGTCCATGTGGCGTTTTTTTATTCACTGGAAGACACATCAGGATGGAAAAAAACAGTCATTGCTAGGTTGAGATTTTCCACCCTCAAGCTGCAAGTGTACAAGTGACAGTCTGAAAAGACaaattcagacttccagggtttcatatTTAACAAACCAATCCAATCTGGTGTTGAGCTGGGTCTTTCATTACCactattcttcttcagaaatgcTTTAAGGTGCAAACATGCACTGCTAAACTCCTCCAAATATTACAATTTGCCATTGTGTAGTAGAGAAAGGTTTTATAGTGTTAGAACAGAGttaagtgagctggtgtgtttgaTCTGCACCAAGAGGGCAGAGGTGGATGGAAAAAGAGGAGGGCATTCATAGATTTACCAAATCTAGAGGAAGCTGTGATGTAGAGTTACATCCAAACCATTATTTTCATAAATACATAACTTGAATAAATGTATGCAAGTATATATGAGTTTAATCAGTGACCAGAGAGAGACTTTACACATCTGGAAGTGACAATAACCGCGAGTTCTGCAGTCGTAAAGGTGCGACAATGGCCCTAAAGTCACAGCACTGCATGTTCAACATATAATTTGCACAATAAGCATGAAAAACCGCTGCCATACTCACCATGTCAGCAACCTTGAGGTATCCGTAAGAGAAGACAATGGCGTTTGGAGGGGTGGCGACAGGCAGCATAAAGGCAAACGAGGTACTCAGAGTACAAGGCACCATGATGTACAGAGGATTGATTCCGATAGACTGAGACTGCAATAATCACACAGAAGGTTTCAACAGTCTGAGGCAGGGATGAACACAGCCTTGATCACAAAATCCTCCACTCCTCTATCTGGCTATTTTTCTGCAACCGTAATCACTGACTCATAACTCAGAGTGAATTGTGTGCAATTCTGTGCAAAGTGAAAACGCTCATTAGGTGGGTGTAATTAAGATGTAATTCCTGCGAGCTCAGTGCTGAGTCATGATATCCAAAATAGAAAAGCACAACATATGTAGCGATAATGGCAGACTACTAAGATGCCGAAAACATTACTCTGTGGAATTTGCTTCTGAATTACATATCCCGCAGCACAGTAGCTTACAAGTGCACAGTAATTTCTGGTTCTCAAAATAAACTAAGGGTGAAAAGACTTAAACTTTATACTTAGTCTTCTTTAAACTGTCGGCTGTATATCAGGTCACCACGATGACAGTGTTTTGTCTTGTCAGATCGCTTTTGTTTAAATCAAACGCTGAAGATTCTCTTGACAGGATGACACAAAGTAACATGCCGCAAGCTATGATTGCCGCAAAGTGtcatctctctttttctctctctttttgtttggtCTCCATCTTCACTTGAGGGTTGGATGCACTTGTGCATGCACCATATCAATCCGAATGCCTCTTACTTGGCACTGTCTTTCGCAACCCATCATTGGCATTCCCCCGAGTGCTCAACTAGCAGGCACAGTAATGCTATTCTTCAGCAGCAAGCGGGGAGGGCAGTGTTACAGGGCACTGGGCTGAATTGGGGCGTTTGGCAGGTGATTAATGGGAGGAGGGGCCCATAGTAGGGTACCCAACATATTCAGGCTGAATGGGCAACTCGATGGGGAACCATACATGGGAAAATAGGCCCGCTCTCACTGGGAGTAGTTCCAATGCTGCACTCCAATTGGGGAAATCAGCTAAAGAGAAATTACACGAAGGAGCACTTCACCTAACTGAACCACTGCTGCCAAGCCGGTTTGTCTGTCTCTTGCACTCTGAGATCCTACAACTAGTTTTCTAATTCTTAAAACGCATTTCACTTTCTCGTTGAGAGTTCTTACCATTGAGGCTAAGACAGGGAGGAAGAGTGTCGCTGTGGCCACATTACTGGTGCACTCTGTGAAGGTAGCAAGCAGTAGGCACAGGAGGATAGCAATTGCCCAGGGAGGGATGGATTGCAAGGGAGTCATCTGATTTCCCAGCCACTGTGACAGTCCTGATacctaaaaacacaacattaaattaCATATAAATGACACAACGCACACAATGAGTCAAAAGTTTGTtgttactctaaagcagagcGTTTAAGTAATAAAAGTATGTGTAAGTAAGATAAGTATGTGCATCTACACTACCAGTCGAAAGTTTGGACACAtggtttctctttgttttcaagaatatttacattgtagattctcactgaaggcatcaaaactatgaatgaatacatatggaataatgtagtaaacaaaaaatatgaaataagtcaaaacatgttttatgttttagattCTTGACAATAGCCACATTTTGCTTTGAGTACTGCTTTGCTCACTcctggcattctctggatgacctTCATGAGGTAGttacctgaaatggttttcacgtcacaggtgtgcctcgtcaaagttaatttgtggaatttcttgccttcttaatggggttgggaccattaGTTGtgctgtgcagaagtcaggtcaGTACAGAGTTGACAGcgctatttgacaactgttagaatccatattatggcaagaaccaatcagctaagtaaagacaaatgacagtccatcattactttaggaagtcagtcagtctggaaaattgaaaaaaatttgaatatatccccaagtgcagtcgtAAAAACCATCCAACACTAAGAtcaaactggctcacatgaggaccgccccaggaaaggaagaccaacaGTCACCTCAGCTGCTGAGGAaaagttcatctgagtcaccagcctcaaAAATCGCAaattaacagcacctcagatcaGAGCCCAGAttaatgccacacagagttctagtagcagacacatctctacatcaactgttcagactATGcgaatcaggcctttatggtcaaatagctgctaagaaaccactagtAACGAAgaacaacaagcagaagagattaatTTGGGCCAagaagtgctcagcatctctgggaactccttcaagagtGTTGGGAAATCATTTCAGGTGACCAcgtcatgaagctcatggagagaatgccaagagtgtgcaaagcagtaatcaaagcaaagggtggctattttgaagaatctaaaatataaaacatgttttgaattatttctcACTTTATTTACTATGTaattcatgaaaataaataaaaacgatTAAATGAGAACacatgtccaaacttttgactgtgtAGAAAATCTTCATCTACACAGAAGaagttaaaatttgaacacttttttgaCCAGACTTTATATGAACTATGTACAAAAGTGTATTCATTATGTCTTGACTGTTCTTATTTTTCCTATAAACACTGTTTGTTTACTGATTGACAAGTTTTCATGCTCAGTTGATCTGCTATATTCTAACTACACTGTCATTCTTACAAAACTGTGTATGAGGTTGAAAATGATCCCTTCAtcccagtttgttttttatttggtgCAGTTGGGTTTCATACTGCACAGACATCAGCAAatagaaaaattaaaataaactaaCACCCTTTATTAAGCTTACACTTAATAGTTACTTGGTTTAAATatgataaataaaagctgatCTCACATGATGACCAGTTAATGACCTTCACTTACAAACACTAGTTTGCGTTTGTGCACAATACATTTAAACCTTTAACATCAAATGAAAATGCAGGAATTAGACATTAAGACGTCCTCTAAACACCCATCTGGGAACACACATCTTAATGCggtaacaaaacaaaagtaacaCATTTGAGGAACATTTTAGATAGTAGCACATGAGCGCTAAATGAATGCAGCTCTGATAcagcataaaaataaacaaaacatgaggCTGTCATGAGATagttaaaaacaataacaaaggaTTACATACATGCATTGTTCTTCTGAATCACTTGCAATAAAAGCGACTGAAAAACTGACAGAGGCTGCTCCACCGCAGACATTATTATTCTTACCATATTGTGTGAAAGCATATTATTCAGCCTTACTGCTGTCATGACCACTTACTTCACTGCCCTTGGCCAGAGCAAAGCCTCCTCCAAGAAGAAGCACAATGCCCCACGGTAACTTTTTTTGGGCAACTTTCCATGTGAGGAGAGGTGGCGTTGGGCCAGCACTTTGATGAGGTGCTACAGAGCCAATAAATTAGACGTCAGAGTTAAATCACTGCACAGTCGACTCCTTTCAAGTTGTCGGCGTAGAACACATAATGTAAACTCTTTCAGAATGATGGCTCACCTATGTCAGCTCTTGTCCTCCGTGAACAGAAGCGTGGGGGTTTAGAGGGCAGAACAAAGAGAAGGACGGCAACAAAGATTGCCACTGTGGCATCTGTCACATACCTGAGAGGTGGAGTggtgaagaaaatccagttatATGGAAGTTTTATAAACTAGATTAATATGTGGATGAAAACTTGGTGTCAGAAGTAGAAATTGAAAAATGTGTATACAGACTCTGCTTCAGAGTTGAAGAGCACTGTGGCCCAGCCGTGGACAAAGCCAGGATCCCTCGTGAACCACCCAACCACCAGCAAAATGAAGATACCCAGGATGTTTATCTCTCCGAAGGACATCGGCCCCAGCAGACGATACTGCTCACGGATCACATTGTAGGCAGCAATGTCCTTCTCGGTCTTCACGGATCCACAGCCCCACGTCTTCTTAAAGCTAGAGGGATCACGCGGGAACAAAATATCTTTGTGTCACCTCTGCACTCAATCACACTGTTGATGCGGTAAAAAGCTTCTTGATGTTGATTCAAGTCTCTGTCACTATAATTAGGCTTTAACCATCACCAAACTCACTTGAATCCCATAAAGACAAACTGCAGCCAAAGCCAGGACAACGTGAGCATGATGATCATGTTGGGGAAGGCAAAGCCAAACCAGGAGGCAAAGTTAATCACATCCCCGTTTTCAGGAAACAATctgtggaaaacaacaacagagagtaaatatattaaaaatcaaGATTACAAATAATGGAATCATAGATtggaaagtgatttaaaaagCCCTCACTGGTTCATTTGGCCATTGAGCACCAGATTGGGACCAGTTCCTGTTAGTGTGGCGGTGCCTCCGATGCTGGCAGAGTAACAAACACACAGGGTCATCCCTTTACACATTTTCAGCCTTTCTGCTGCCTCCTTACGCTTAGCATCCTCCACTGTGGCATCTAAGAAAGTCACCACCACTGGGCCTTCGAACAAAGAGCAAGGGATGAAAAGAGTTAGTAGCAGCAAGCAGGAACAGCTTACAATGCGATACACGTTTTTTTCTTGGCCAAACAGGTAGAACACTGTACTCAACAAGACCTCACCTTGTCCCTCACTCTGCTTCTCTGTCTCCAGAGGAGGTTTGCTGTCACTTCCTGATGTCTGGACCTCCTCATCTGTGCTGAGGATTTGAGGGATTTCTACGTCGGTGTTGTTGAGCTGCTCCAGCACTGCTTGGACAATGGGAACCATCATGGCTGTGGTGGCCGTGTTGCTGATCCACATAGACAAGAACGCTGTCACACCCATGAAACCCATCATCAACCTGTCAGGAagattgggggaaaaaaatgaactgtTAGTGGCCTTAGATTGGAAGTAGGCGTCTTGTATAAGCATCGATAGCAAAAGGCAAAAGCAATGTTTTATGACAGCAATGAAATCCTTGAATGTAATTTCCTTATCTACGATATCTTTTACTGATACTTTTGATATCACAGCTGATTAGATAGGCCATGGACGTGCTAGTCTTTATGATATTGTGAAAGTGAGCCGCTCACAGTGCTGGACGAACACCAACTAAAAGCAGCACCCTCAAGGCGATGCGCTTGTGCAGATTCCAGTGTTCCACGGCCACGGCAACCATCAGTCCCCCCACAAAGAGCATGTTGGTGTCCTTCAGGTACTGCATGCACACCTGAGAAACCAGAGCAACGCAGAGTAAGATGCACGCAGCCACAATTTCCAAATTGCTGCCACCAAGGCGGCTATTTTACTCACATCTTGGGACTCCATGATGCCAAACAgggggaaaaggagagcagggAGCAGAGCAGTCACTGCCAGTGGTAGGACCTCGGTGCACCAGTACACTGCCATCAGGATGATAACATAGCCACATTCTGCCtcctggatttaaaaaaaacaatcacaaaacacCTAATCTCAATTTATAAGAGTTAGATAGGATCAGTCCCTTTGATAAAAGTGTCACTTTACCTCTTTAAAGTGCCACTATCTGAAACAATTGCGTAATTTCTAATGGGATGTAAAGATGGTTCAAAGGGTGAAAGTAAGTGTCCTGTTGTTTCTTATCACCTGGGTATGGAAACACCCATTGAATTGCCATTATTACAAAATTACATTataatttgtcatgttttattgCTGGACTTCAACAAACCTCTTTCCTCtttctaaacagagcagattgaTGCTGAAGTTCACATCACATGTGCCTCTGCATGCCTGCTTTGCTTTGTGTCCTTATCATAACATGCTTGCAGCCCGTGTGCGTATGTCTGCGCGTCACATGTGGAAGTAACAATGTGGACGGAGCCCCCTGAAAACGTATGTTCCCACGCTGGACACGACCCTTCATGTTATCAGTTAAAATAACAGGACTTAAGGGTGTAACAGACAGCACTGGACTGCTGTCATGTATTTTCGCTGTGCACTTGTGAGCTGCATCAACAGGTGCAGGAGAGAAGCAGTGCAGACCTTCTGTCATCTCCGAATTTATGGCTGTTGATGTCTATGCTGTGCGTAAATTGCGCGTAATTTGGCTCGGTAAAGTGTTAAAACTGCACCTGATGCGCAATGTAAGTAAGAAACATCCCCCCTAATTAAAATATGAAAGacattctgttttgtttatatgcagtcaaataGCAACATTTTTTATGATCCAATACTAAAGGAAAATTCCAGTCTAAACTTTGTTGCAGTGGCAAAGATTTAATCTAAGTTCATTCCACTTAGATCAATTACATACCTTCGTCCCGATCACCAAAGGCAGTG is a window of Acanthochromis polyacanthus isolate Apoly-LR-REF ecotype Palm Island chromosome 13, KAUST_Apoly_ChrSc, whole genome shotgun sequence DNA encoding:
- the slc13a5b gene encoding solute carrier family 13 member 5, which translates into the protein MAFFKYLRSIKNQLVLFSTPLLFLPLPLVIGTKEAECGYVIILMAVYWCTEVLPLAVTALLPALLFPLFGIMESQDVCMQYLKDTNMLFVGGLMVAVAVEHWNLHKRIALRVLLLVGVRPALLMMGFMGVTAFLSMWISNTATTAMMVPIVQAVLEQLNNTDVEIPQILSTDEEVQTSGSDSKPPLETEKQSEGQGPVVVTFLDATVEDAKRKEAAERLKMCKGMTLCVCYSASIGGTATLTGTGPNLVLNGQMNQLFPENGDVINFASWFGFAFPNMIIMLTLSWLWLQFVFMGFNFKKTWGCGSVKTEKDIAAYNVIREQYRLLGPMSFGEINILGIFILLVVGWFTRDPGFVHGWATVLFNSEAEYVTDATVAIFVAVLLFVLPSKPPRFCSRRTRADIAPHQSAGPTPPLLTWKVAQKKLPWGIVLLLGGGFALAKGSEVSGLSQWLGNQMTPLQSIPPWAIAILLCLLLATFTECTSNVATATLFLPVLASMSQSIGINPLYIMVPCTLSTSFAFMLPVATPPNAIVFSYGYLKVADMAKTGFVMNIIGILCITLAINSWGKAMFDLDTFPTWANATGV